A portion of the Saimiri boliviensis isolate mSaiBol1 chromosome 1, mSaiBol1.pri, whole genome shotgun sequence genome contains these proteins:
- the AGRP gene encoding agouti-related protein, with product MLTAAMLSCALLLALPAMQGAQMGLAPLEGIRSPDQALFPELPGLGLQAPLKKTTAEQAEEDLLQEAEALAEVQDLQDREPRSPRRCVKLQESCLGQQVPCCDPCATCYCRFFNAFCYCRKLATATNSCSRT from the exons ATGCTGACTGCAGCGATGCTGAGCTGTGCCCTGCTGCTGGCACTGCCTGCCATGCAGGGAGCCCAAATGGGCTTGGCCCCCCTGGAGGGCATCAGAAGTCCTGACCAGGCCCTGTTCCCAGAGCTCCCAG GCCTGGGCCTGCAGGCTCCACTGAAGAAGACAACTGCAGAACAGGCAGAAGAGGATctgctgcaggaggctgaggccttgGCAGAG GTACAAGACCTGCAAGACCGCGAGCCCCGCTCCCCACGCCGCTGCGTAAAGCTGCAGGAGTCCTGCCTGGGACAGCAGGTGCCTTGCTGTGACCCATGTGCCACGTGCTACTGCCGCTTCTTCAATGCCTTCTGCTACTGTCGCAAGCTGGCTACTGCCACGAACTCCTGCAGCCGCACCTAG